A portion of the Meriones unguiculatus strain TT.TT164.6M chromosome 11, Bangor_MerUng_6.1, whole genome shotgun sequence genome contains these proteins:
- the LOC110555113 gene encoding LOW QUALITY PROTEIN: uncharacterized protein LOC110555113 (The sequence of the model RefSeq protein was modified relative to this genomic sequence to represent the inferred CDS: inserted 1 base in 1 codon), with product MEKPESLASVSGLSAESPGGVSKAVPGGVKGTQTDSGPPSGVALFCGAGPLLHTGGTVPRRPGPIQPSEWAMTLSSRPSAHLREXPGTGTGANRASIPGPGEAKVHSSESSPQSGSTFLHSQNSEERPRSILKNSSSILMKKTSSGEKKSQRWDEMNILATYHPADKDYGFMKADEPSTPFHRLQDDEDPSAGSSLKVTPASLAERFATMDNFLPKVLQYGDNKNSKTADSFAKTYSSDFDKHRKIHYSEGRLLKRNLPSAEEEGSSAAGASVSSSSQHLTMDQKPRPVEKGWAGIKNDSVLVTSSHVLDTSDSAAHRNPSASESTIRETVPPAHLQRKEYYSKGRYLRSCSHPELRDDLEDEEQDSETLRLQWTQEKETRSWKM from the exons ATGGAGAAGCCGGAGTCTCTTGCGTCTGTTAGTGGCCTCAGTGCGGAGTCGCCTGGGGGCGTTTCTAAGGCAGTACCCGGAGGTGTCAAAGGTACACAGACAGACTCCGGGCCACCCTCCGGAGTAGCCCTGTTTTGCGGTGCTGGCCCCCTCCTGCATACCGGAGGCACTGTACCTCGCCGTCCTGGCCCAATCCAGCCCTCTGAATGGGCAATGACCCTCAGTTCCCGACCCAGTGCGCACCTCCGGG GTCCTGGCACTGGAACTGGGGCAAACAGGGCGTCCATCCCAGGTCCGGGGGAGGCTAAAGTGCACAGCTCGGAGAGCAGTCCGCAGTCCGGGTCAACTTTCTTGCACTCTCAAAACTCTGAGGAACGGCCGCGGAGCATCCTAAAGAACAGCAGCTCCATCTTGATGAAGAAAACCTCCAGTGGGGAGAA GAAGTCTCAGCGCTGGGATGAGATGAATATCTTGGCTACCTACCACCCTGCTGACAAAGACTATGGCTTTATGAAGGCGGATGAGCCCAGCACCCCCTTCCACAG gCTGCAGGACGATGAGGACCCATCTGCTGGGTCGTCTCTCAAGGTGACTCCTGCCTCATTGGCAGAGAG GTTTGCCACAATGGACAATTTCCTCCCCAAGGTCCTCCAGTATGGAGACAACAAAAACTCAAAGACTGCAGACAGCTTTGCCAAGACAT ACTCCAGTGATTTTGACAAGCACCGAAAGATACACTACAGTGAGGGGAGGCTCCTGAAGAGAAACCTGCCCTCGGCTGAGGAGGAGGGCAGCAGCGCGGCCGGCGCCAGTGTCAGCAGCAGTAGTCAACATTTGACAATGGACCAGAAGCCCAGGCCTGTGGAGAAAGGCTGGGCAGGAATCAAGAATGACAGTGTCCTGGTGACCAGCAGCCATGTCCTAGACACCAGCG ATTCTGCTGCCCACAGAAACCCCTCGGCGTCAGAGTCCACCATCAGGGAGACTGTGCCGCCGGCCCATCTACAGCGCAAGGAGTATTACAGCAAAGGGAGATACCTGCGGTCCTGTTCCCACCCAGAGCTCAGGGACGACCTGGAAGATGAAGAACAGGACA GTGAAACCTTGCGGCTCCAGTGGACTCAGGAAAAAGAAACTAGATCATGGAAAATGTAg
- the Kctd11 gene encoding BTB/POZ domain-containing protein KCTD11, with the protein MLGAMFRADTLLPASLNPRGDGHYFIDRDGKAFRHVLNFLRLGRLDLPRGYGETALLKAEADFYQIRPLLDALRELEASRGPPAPTAALLHADVDVSPRRVHFSARRGPHHYELSSVRVDTFRANLFCTDAECLGAMRDRFGVASGDRAEGGPHFRLEWASRPQELPEAEYERLGLRPLWTGGPEGRREVVSAPAFLEEVLRVALEHGFRLDSVFPDPEDLLNSRSLRFVRH; encoded by the coding sequence ATGCTGGGGGCCATGTTCAGGGCCGACACCCTCCTGCCAGCCAGCCTCAACCCGCGAGGAGACGGCCACTACTTCATAGACAGGGATGGCAAGGCTTTCCGGCACGTCCTCAATTTCCTGCGGCTGGGCCGGCTGGACCTGCCCAGGGGGTACGGGGAAACCGCACTTCTCAAAGCCGAGGCCGACTTCTACCAGATCCGGCCCCTCCTGGACGCCCTGCGGGAGCTGGAGGCCTCCCGGGGCCCGCCTGCACCCACGGCCGCCCTGCTCCACGCGGATGTGGACGTCAGCCCCCGCCGGGTGCACTTCTCAGCCCGAAGGGGCCCCCACCACTACGAGCTGAGCTCCGTGCGCGTGGACACCTTCCGAGCCAACCTCTTCTGCACGGACGCCGAGTGTCTGGGCGCCATGCGAGACCGCTTTGGCGTGGCCAGTGGGGACCGGGCAGAGGGGGGCCCGCATTTCCGTCTGGAGTGGGCCTCCCGCCCCCAGGAACTCCCTGAAGCCGAGTATGAGAGACTGGGGCTGCGACCTCTGTGGACCGGCGGGCCGGAAGGTCGCCGCGAGGTGGTGAGCGCGCCTGCCTTCCTGGAGGAGGTGCTGCGCGTGGCCCTGGAACACGGCTTCCGCCTGGACTCTGTCTTCCCAGACCCCGAAGACCTTCTCAACTCCAGGTCTCTGCGCTTTGTCCGCCACTGA
- the Acap1 gene encoding arf-GAP with coiled-coil, ANK repeat and PH domain-containing protein 1 isoform X1: MTVKLDFEECLKDSPRFRASIELVEAEVSELETRLEKLLKLGSCLLESGRHYLAASRAFVAGICDLAHLGTPEPMMAECLEKFTVSLSHKLDSHAELLDATQHTLQQQIQTLVKEGLRDFREARRDFWRGAESLEAALTHNAEVPRRRVQEAEDAGTALRTARVGYRSRALDYALQVNVIEDKRKFDIMEFALRLVEAQATYFQQGHEELNRLAQYRKELGAQLHTLVLNSAREKRDMEQRHVLLKQKELGGEEPEPSLKEGPCGLVMEGHLFKRASNAFKTWSRRWFSIQNNQLVYQKKYKDPVTVLVDDLRLCTVKHCPDSERRFCFEVVSTSKSCLLQADSERLLQLWVSAVQSSIASAFSQAHLENSPPGPGQVSGHLALGSAATLGCGGPARGREPGGTGQVAAQVQSVDGNAQCCDCREPAPEWASINLGVTLCIQCSGIHRSLGVHFSKVRSLTLDSWEPELVKLMCELGNVLINQIYEARVDAMAVKKPGPSCSRQEKEAWIHAKYVEKKFLTKLPEIRGRRGGRAPPRGHPPVPPKPSIRPQPGAVRPKSESPCDDMGSLHPGALLFQASGHPPSLPTMADALAHGADVNWVNASQRNATPLIRATAANSLLACEFLLQNGANVNQADGAGRGPLHHATILGHTGLACLFLKRGADLGARDSEGRDPLTIAMETANADIVTLLRLAKMRETEAAQGQAGDETYLYIFRDFSLMASDDPEKLRRRSHDLHTL, encoded by the exons ATGACGGTCAAGCTAGATTTTGAAGAATGTCTCAAGGATTCACCCCGCTTCCG AGCCTCCATTGAGCTGGTGGAAGCTGAAGTGTCAGAACTGGAGACCCGCCTGGAAAAG CTCCTCAAGCTGGGCTCCTGCCTCCTGGAGAGTGGGCGTCACTACCTCGCTGCCAGCCGTGCCTTCGTTGCTGGCATTTGTGACCTGGCCCACCTGGGTACGCCGGAGCCCATGATGGCG GAATGTCTGGAAAAATTCACTGTGAGTCTGAGCCACAAGCTGGATAGCCATGCT GAGCTTCTTGATGCCACTCAGCACACCCTGCAGCAGCAAATCCAGACCCTGGTCAAGGA AGGTCTCCGGGATTTCCGAGAGGCCCGCAGGGATTTCTGGCGAGGAGCTGAGAGCTTGGAGGCTGCTCTTACCCACAATGCAGAGGTCCCCAGGCGCCGTGTCCAAGAAGCAGAGGATGCCGGGACTGCTTTGAGGACCGCTCGAGTTGGGTACCGGAGTCGGGCATTGGATTATGCCCTGCAG GTCAACGTGATTGAGGACAAGAGGAAGTTTGACATCATGGAGTTC GCGCTGCGTTTGGTAGAGGCCCAGGCTACCTATTTCCAGCAGGGCCATGAAGAGCTTAACCGGCTGGCACAGTATCGGAAGGAGTTGGGTGCCCAG TTGCACACCCTGGTCTTGAACTCGGCTCGTGAGAAGAGAGACATGGAACAGAGGCACGTGTTACTGAAGCAGAAG GAGCTGGGCGGTGAGGAGCCAGAGCCGAGCCTAAAGGAGGGGCCTTGTGGCTTGGTAATGGAAGGACATCTTTTCAAACGAGCCAGCAATGCATTTAAGACCTGGAGCAG ACGCTGGTTCAGCATTCAGAACAACCAGCTGGTTTACCAGAAGAAATATAAG GACCCCGTGACCGTGCTGGTGGACGACCTGCGTCTCTGTACGGTGAAGCACTGTCCAGACTCAGAAAGGCGCTTCTGCTTCGAAGTAGTGTCCACCAGCAA GTCCTGCCTCCTCCAGGCCGACTCAGAGCGTCTCCTGCAGCTGTGGGTCAGTGCTGTTCAGAGCAGCATTGCCTCAGCCTTCAGCCAGGCTCACCTGGAGAACAGCCCTCCGGGGCCAGGCCAG GTCTCAGGACACCTTGCCTTGGGCTCTGCTGCTACTCTGGGCTGTGGTGGGCCAGCCCGGGGAAGGGAGCCTGGGGGGACTGGGCAGGTGGCTGCCCAGGTACAGAGCGTAGATGGAAACGCACAGTGCTGCGACTGCAGGGAGCCAGCCCCAGAGTGGGCCAGTATCAACCTTGGAGTCACGCTCTGCATTCAGTGTTCCGGCATCCACAG AAGCCTTGGTGTGCACTTCTCCAAAGTGCGGTCCCTGACTCTTGACTCGTGGGAACCAGAGCTCGTGAAG CTTATGTGTGAGCTGGGGAATGTACTCATCAACCAGATCTATGAGGCCCGGGTGGATGCCATGGCGGTGAAGAAGCCGGGACCCAGCTGCTCCCG GCAGGAAAAGGAAGCCTGGATTCACGCCAAGTACGTGGAGAAAAAGTTCCTGACCAAGCTTCCTGAAATTCGAGGGCGGAGAGGTGGCAGGGCACCGCCAAGAGGACATCCTCCTGTGCCCCCAAAGCCTTCCATCAGGCCGCAGCCAGGGGCCGTCAGACCCAAGTCAG AGTCCCCGTGTGATGACATGGGCAGCCTGCACCCTGGGGCGCTGCTGTTTCAAGCCTCTGGACACCCCCCGTCTCTTCCCACCATGGCTGATGCCCTGGCCCACGGAGCTGATGTCAACTGGGTCAATGCGAGTCAGAGGAATGCCACACCTCTGATCCGGGCCACGGCCGCT AATTCTCTCCTGGCCTGTGAATTTCTTCTCCAGAACGGGGCGAATGTTAACCAAGCAGACGGTGCCGGCCGGGGCCCGCTCCACCACGCCACCATTCTTGGCCACACAGG GCTCGCTTGCCTGTTCCTGAAACGGGGTGCAGACCTGGGGGCTCGCGACTCGGAAGGCAGGGACCCTCTGACCATTGCGATGGAAACTGCCAACGCTGACATCGTAACCCT GCTAAGGCTGGCAAAGATGAGGGAGACGGAAGCGGCTCAGGGCCAGGCAG GAGACGAGACGTATCTCTACATATTCCGAGACTTCTCCCTCATGGCGTCAGACGACCCAGAGAAGCTGCGCCGTCGGAGTCACGACCTCCACACCCTTTGA
- the Acap1 gene encoding arf-GAP with coiled-coil, ANK repeat and PH domain-containing protein 1 isoform X2 produces MTVKLDFEECLKDSPRFRASIELVEAEVSELETRLEKLLKLGSCLLESGRHYLAASRAFVAGICDLAHLGTPEPMMAECLEKFTVSLSHKLDSHAELLDATQHTLQQQIQTLVKEGLRDFREARRDFWRGAESLEAALTHNAEVPRRRVQEAEDAGTALRTARVGYRSRALDYALQVNVIEDKRKFDIMEFALRLVEAQATYFQQGHEELNRLAQYRKELGAQLHTLVLNSAREKRDMEQRHVLLKQKELGGEEPEPSLKEGPCGLVMEGHLFKRASNAFKTWSRRWFSIQNNQLVYQKKYKDPVTVLVDDLRLCTVKHCPDSERRFCFEVVSTSKSCLLQADSERLLQLWVSAVQSSIASAFSQAHLENSPPGPGQVSGHLALGSAATLGCGGPARGREPGGTGQVAAQVQSVDGNAQCCDCREPAPEWASINLGVTLCIQCSGIHRSLGVHFSKVRSLTLDSWEPELVKIYEARVDAMAVKKPGPSCSRQEKEAWIHAKYVEKKFLTKLPEIRGRRGGRAPPRGHPPVPPKPSIRPQPGAVRPKSESPCDDMGSLHPGALLFQASGHPPSLPTMADALAHGADVNWVNASQRNATPLIRATAANSLLACEFLLQNGANVNQADGAGRGPLHHATILGHTGLACLFLKRGADLGARDSEGRDPLTIAMETANADIVTLLRLAKMRETEAAQGQAGDETYLYIFRDFSLMASDDPEKLRRRSHDLHTL; encoded by the exons ATGACGGTCAAGCTAGATTTTGAAGAATGTCTCAAGGATTCACCCCGCTTCCG AGCCTCCATTGAGCTGGTGGAAGCTGAAGTGTCAGAACTGGAGACCCGCCTGGAAAAG CTCCTCAAGCTGGGCTCCTGCCTCCTGGAGAGTGGGCGTCACTACCTCGCTGCCAGCCGTGCCTTCGTTGCTGGCATTTGTGACCTGGCCCACCTGGGTACGCCGGAGCCCATGATGGCG GAATGTCTGGAAAAATTCACTGTGAGTCTGAGCCACAAGCTGGATAGCCATGCT GAGCTTCTTGATGCCACTCAGCACACCCTGCAGCAGCAAATCCAGACCCTGGTCAAGGA AGGTCTCCGGGATTTCCGAGAGGCCCGCAGGGATTTCTGGCGAGGAGCTGAGAGCTTGGAGGCTGCTCTTACCCACAATGCAGAGGTCCCCAGGCGCCGTGTCCAAGAAGCAGAGGATGCCGGGACTGCTTTGAGGACCGCTCGAGTTGGGTACCGGAGTCGGGCATTGGATTATGCCCTGCAG GTCAACGTGATTGAGGACAAGAGGAAGTTTGACATCATGGAGTTC GCGCTGCGTTTGGTAGAGGCCCAGGCTACCTATTTCCAGCAGGGCCATGAAGAGCTTAACCGGCTGGCACAGTATCGGAAGGAGTTGGGTGCCCAG TTGCACACCCTGGTCTTGAACTCGGCTCGTGAGAAGAGAGACATGGAACAGAGGCACGTGTTACTGAAGCAGAAG GAGCTGGGCGGTGAGGAGCCAGAGCCGAGCCTAAAGGAGGGGCCTTGTGGCTTGGTAATGGAAGGACATCTTTTCAAACGAGCCAGCAATGCATTTAAGACCTGGAGCAG ACGCTGGTTCAGCATTCAGAACAACCAGCTGGTTTACCAGAAGAAATATAAG GACCCCGTGACCGTGCTGGTGGACGACCTGCGTCTCTGTACGGTGAAGCACTGTCCAGACTCAGAAAGGCGCTTCTGCTTCGAAGTAGTGTCCACCAGCAA GTCCTGCCTCCTCCAGGCCGACTCAGAGCGTCTCCTGCAGCTGTGGGTCAGTGCTGTTCAGAGCAGCATTGCCTCAGCCTTCAGCCAGGCTCACCTGGAGAACAGCCCTCCGGGGCCAGGCCAG GTCTCAGGACACCTTGCCTTGGGCTCTGCTGCTACTCTGGGCTGTGGTGGGCCAGCCCGGGGAAGGGAGCCTGGGGGGACTGGGCAGGTGGCTGCCCAGGTACAGAGCGTAGATGGAAACGCACAGTGCTGCGACTGCAGGGAGCCAGCCCCAGAGTGGGCCAGTATCAACCTTGGAGTCACGCTCTGCATTCAGTGTTCCGGCATCCACAG AAGCCTTGGTGTGCACTTCTCCAAAGTGCGGTCCCTGACTCTTGACTCGTGGGAACCAGAGCTCGTGAAG ATCTATGAGGCCCGGGTGGATGCCATGGCGGTGAAGAAGCCGGGACCCAGCTGCTCCCG GCAGGAAAAGGAAGCCTGGATTCACGCCAAGTACGTGGAGAAAAAGTTCCTGACCAAGCTTCCTGAAATTCGAGGGCGGAGAGGTGGCAGGGCACCGCCAAGAGGACATCCTCCTGTGCCCCCAAAGCCTTCCATCAGGCCGCAGCCAGGGGCCGTCAGACCCAAGTCAG AGTCCCCGTGTGATGACATGGGCAGCCTGCACCCTGGGGCGCTGCTGTTTCAAGCCTCTGGACACCCCCCGTCTCTTCCCACCATGGCTGATGCCCTGGCCCACGGAGCTGATGTCAACTGGGTCAATGCGAGTCAGAGGAATGCCACACCTCTGATCCGGGCCACGGCCGCT AATTCTCTCCTGGCCTGTGAATTTCTTCTCCAGAACGGGGCGAATGTTAACCAAGCAGACGGTGCCGGCCGGGGCCCGCTCCACCACGCCACCATTCTTGGCCACACAGG GCTCGCTTGCCTGTTCCTGAAACGGGGTGCAGACCTGGGGGCTCGCGACTCGGAAGGCAGGGACCCTCTGACCATTGCGATGGAAACTGCCAACGCTGACATCGTAACCCT GCTAAGGCTGGCAAAGATGAGGGAGACGGAAGCGGCTCAGGGCCAGGCAG GAGACGAGACGTATCTCTACATATTCCGAGACTTCTCCCTCATGGCGTCAGACGACCCAGAGAAGCTGCGCCGTCGGAGTCACGACCTCCACACCCTTTGA
- the Acap1 gene encoding arf-GAP with coiled-coil, ANK repeat and PH domain-containing protein 1 isoform X3, with amino-acid sequence MDKRSQSQTPVRGLLKLGSCLLESGRHYLAASRAFVAGICDLAHLGTPEPMMAECLEKFTVSLSHKLDSHAELLDATQHTLQQQIQTLVKEGLRDFREARRDFWRGAESLEAALTHNAEVPRRRVQEAEDAGTALRTARVGYRSRALDYALQVNVIEDKRKFDIMEFALRLVEAQATYFQQGHEELNRLAQYRKELGAQLHTLVLNSAREKRDMEQRHVLLKQKELGGEEPEPSLKEGPCGLVMEGHLFKRASNAFKTWSRRWFSIQNNQLVYQKKYKDPVTVLVDDLRLCTVKHCPDSERRFCFEVVSTSKSCLLQADSERLLQLWVSAVQSSIASAFSQAHLENSPPGPGQVSGHLALGSAATLGCGGPARGREPGGTGQVAAQVQSVDGNAQCCDCREPAPEWASINLGVTLCIQCSGIHRSLGVHFSKVRSLTLDSWEPELVKLMCELGNVLINQIYEARVDAMAVKKPGPSCSRQEKEAWIHAKYVEKKFLTKLPEIRGRRGGRAPPRGHPPVPPKPSIRPQPGAVRPKSESPCDDMGSLHPGALLFQASGHPPSLPTMADALAHGADVNWVNASQRNATPLIRATAANSLLACEFLLQNGANVNQADGAGRGPLHHATILGHTGLACLFLKRGADLGARDSEGRDPLTIAMETANADIVTLLRLAKMRETEAAQGQAGDETYLYIFRDFSLMASDDPEKLRRRSHDLHTL; translated from the exons ATGGACAAAAGATCCCAGAGTCAGACTCCAGTGAGAGGG CTCCTCAAGCTGGGCTCCTGCCTCCTGGAGAGTGGGCGTCACTACCTCGCTGCCAGCCGTGCCTTCGTTGCTGGCATTTGTGACCTGGCCCACCTGGGTACGCCGGAGCCCATGATGGCG GAATGTCTGGAAAAATTCACTGTGAGTCTGAGCCACAAGCTGGATAGCCATGCT GAGCTTCTTGATGCCACTCAGCACACCCTGCAGCAGCAAATCCAGACCCTGGTCAAGGA AGGTCTCCGGGATTTCCGAGAGGCCCGCAGGGATTTCTGGCGAGGAGCTGAGAGCTTGGAGGCTGCTCTTACCCACAATGCAGAGGTCCCCAGGCGCCGTGTCCAAGAAGCAGAGGATGCCGGGACTGCTTTGAGGACCGCTCGAGTTGGGTACCGGAGTCGGGCATTGGATTATGCCCTGCAG GTCAACGTGATTGAGGACAAGAGGAAGTTTGACATCATGGAGTTC GCGCTGCGTTTGGTAGAGGCCCAGGCTACCTATTTCCAGCAGGGCCATGAAGAGCTTAACCGGCTGGCACAGTATCGGAAGGAGTTGGGTGCCCAG TTGCACACCCTGGTCTTGAACTCGGCTCGTGAGAAGAGAGACATGGAACAGAGGCACGTGTTACTGAAGCAGAAG GAGCTGGGCGGTGAGGAGCCAGAGCCGAGCCTAAAGGAGGGGCCTTGTGGCTTGGTAATGGAAGGACATCTTTTCAAACGAGCCAGCAATGCATTTAAGACCTGGAGCAG ACGCTGGTTCAGCATTCAGAACAACCAGCTGGTTTACCAGAAGAAATATAAG GACCCCGTGACCGTGCTGGTGGACGACCTGCGTCTCTGTACGGTGAAGCACTGTCCAGACTCAGAAAGGCGCTTCTGCTTCGAAGTAGTGTCCACCAGCAA GTCCTGCCTCCTCCAGGCCGACTCAGAGCGTCTCCTGCAGCTGTGGGTCAGTGCTGTTCAGAGCAGCATTGCCTCAGCCTTCAGCCAGGCTCACCTGGAGAACAGCCCTCCGGGGCCAGGCCAG GTCTCAGGACACCTTGCCTTGGGCTCTGCTGCTACTCTGGGCTGTGGTGGGCCAGCCCGGGGAAGGGAGCCTGGGGGGACTGGGCAGGTGGCTGCCCAGGTACAGAGCGTAGATGGAAACGCACAGTGCTGCGACTGCAGGGAGCCAGCCCCAGAGTGGGCCAGTATCAACCTTGGAGTCACGCTCTGCATTCAGTGTTCCGGCATCCACAG AAGCCTTGGTGTGCACTTCTCCAAAGTGCGGTCCCTGACTCTTGACTCGTGGGAACCAGAGCTCGTGAAG CTTATGTGTGAGCTGGGGAATGTACTCATCAACCAGATCTATGAGGCCCGGGTGGATGCCATGGCGGTGAAGAAGCCGGGACCCAGCTGCTCCCG GCAGGAAAAGGAAGCCTGGATTCACGCCAAGTACGTGGAGAAAAAGTTCCTGACCAAGCTTCCTGAAATTCGAGGGCGGAGAGGTGGCAGGGCACCGCCAAGAGGACATCCTCCTGTGCCCCCAAAGCCTTCCATCAGGCCGCAGCCAGGGGCCGTCAGACCCAAGTCAG AGTCCCCGTGTGATGACATGGGCAGCCTGCACCCTGGGGCGCTGCTGTTTCAAGCCTCTGGACACCCCCCGTCTCTTCCCACCATGGCTGATGCCCTGGCCCACGGAGCTGATGTCAACTGGGTCAATGCGAGTCAGAGGAATGCCACACCTCTGATCCGGGCCACGGCCGCT AATTCTCTCCTGGCCTGTGAATTTCTTCTCCAGAACGGGGCGAATGTTAACCAAGCAGACGGTGCCGGCCGGGGCCCGCTCCACCACGCCACCATTCTTGGCCACACAGG GCTCGCTTGCCTGTTCCTGAAACGGGGTGCAGACCTGGGGGCTCGCGACTCGGAAGGCAGGGACCCTCTGACCATTGCGATGGAAACTGCCAACGCTGACATCGTAACCCT GCTAAGGCTGGCAAAGATGAGGGAGACGGAAGCGGCTCAGGGCCAGGCAG GAGACGAGACGTATCTCTACATATTCCGAGACTTCTCCCTCATGGCGTCAGACGACCCAGAGAAGCTGCGCCGTCGGAGTCACGACCTCCACACCCTTTGA